The Choristoneura fumiferana chromosome 11, NRCan_CFum_1, whole genome shotgun sequence genome includes a region encoding these proteins:
- the roh gene encoding reduction of Rh1 isoform X2, whose product MSDAAPGRPMKFPYTISAKIAQFPFKYYVSNQWIWKYWMAGIVISVPIFYKIHKLANSPENVSKWAEMRRKEAAGHH is encoded by the exons ATGTCTGACGCTGCCCCAGGTCGTCCCATGAAGTTCCCCTACACGATCTCCGCGAAGATCGCGCAGTTCCCGTTCAAGTACTACGTTTCCAACCAGTGGATTTGGAAGTATTGGATGGCCGGCATTGTCATCTCCGTGCCAATCTTCTACAAGATCCACAAACTGG CAAACTCCCCCGAGAATGTCAGCAAGTGGGCAGAGATGAGGAGGAAGGAGGCAGCCGGAcaccattaa
- the roh gene encoding reduction of Rh1 isoform X1, with amino-acid sequence MGYGNIIQLSIFVSEIQPEAVTMSDAAPGRPMKFPYTISAKIAQFPFKYYVSNQWIWKYWMAGIVISVPIFYKIHKLANSPENVSKWAEMRRKEAAGHH; translated from the exons ATGGGCTATGGCAACATTATTCAGCTGTCGATTTTCGTCTCAGAGATTCAG CCCGAAGCCGTAACTATGTCTGACGCTGCCCCAGGTCGTCCCATGAAGTTCCCCTACACGATCTCCGCGAAGATCGCGCAGTTCCCGTTCAAGTACTACGTTTCCAACCAGTGGATTTGGAAGTATTGGATGGCCGGCATTGTCATCTCCGTGCCAATCTTCTACAAGATCCACAAACTGG CAAACTCCCCCGAGAATGTCAGCAAGTGGGCAGAGATGAGGAGGAAGGAGGCAGCCGGAcaccattaa